In a single window of the Methanolobus psychrophilus R15 genome:
- a CDS encoding potassium channel protein — translation MQKKLWYRTILRSFLLTLSVVLVYLLIFIHIMEYEQQYDHANMVDGAYWTISTITTVGYGDIIFASAAGKFFSILVQLSGIPIVFGFLFSLIISPWLEKNIRPSLPVKSPRNFSGHIIICGYNSLIETLVEELNENKIPYVLIEEEDSTVEDLLKKNVNVVQGNLSDETTFRNVHIEKASSVIVNRSDEVNANIILTVRTISDINIIAIAEDRANKKYMKYAGATSVISPKELFGRFIARKAADPFLRRLTGATEFFDGVSIVEFPIYPKSPLLGKSIKVASIHEKTGANLVGMWKGGVLSFDIDPHDIIKDNSVLLAVGTTDQLSELRKLTQQTR, via the coding sequence AGAAAAAACTCTGGTACAGGACAATCCTGAGGTCCTTTTTACTTACATTGAGCGTGGTACTTGTCTACCTCCTTATTTTCATTCATATCATGGAATATGAGCAACAGTATGACCATGCCAACATGGTGGACGGCGCATACTGGACAATATCCACCATCACCACAGTGGGATATGGAGATATCATATTCGCTTCCGCCGCAGGAAAGTTCTTTTCCATACTGGTGCAGCTATCAGGCATCCCTATTGTTTTCGGATTCCTTTTCAGCCTAATAATATCTCCCTGGCTTGAAAAGAACATACGTCCAAGCCTCCCTGTAAAGAGTCCCCGGAATTTCTCAGGCCATATAATCATCTGCGGATACAACAGCCTTATAGAAACACTTGTGGAGGAACTGAATGAGAACAAGATACCCTATGTGTTAATCGAGGAAGAGGATTCCACAGTTGAAGACCTGCTGAAAAAGAATGTCAATGTCGTGCAGGGAAACCTATCTGATGAAACGACCTTCAGGAACGTCCATATTGAAAAAGCCAGTTCTGTTATTGTTAACCGTTCTGATGAAGTGAATGCGAACATCATCCTGACAGTGCGCACCATAAGTGATATCAATATCATTGCCATAGCCGAGGACAGGGCAAATAAGAAATATATGAAATATGCCGGTGCGACAAGTGTGATCTCTCCAAAGGAGCTGTTTGGAAGATTCATTGCCAGAAAAGCTGCGGATCCGTTCCTTAGAAGACTTACAGGTGCCACGGAATTTTTTGATGGAGTAAGTATTGTGGAATTTCCTATATACCCTAAAAGCCCCCTTCTGGGAAAAAGCATCAAAGTAGCATCAATCCACGAAAAGACAGGCGCCAATCTAGTAGGCATGTGGAAAGGAGGAGTCCTTTCCTTTGACATTGATCCTCATGATATCATCAAAGACAATTCCGTACTTCTGGCTGTAGGTACCACAGACCAGTTGTCAGAACTAAGGAAGCTCACACAGCAGACCAGGTGA
- a CDS encoding potassium channel protein: protein MAMMTKDNGHLIILGCGDVGKHAAQTLKYSGLRFIAIDSDPGMFDNADFDYVVGNATDEDTLKKAGIETASTVIVVLNNDTEVIFATLMARGMNPKSTILARANSYKSIDKIYKAGADYVAALSIVAGQMIAKMTSHCFEVSCRKMDEDIMLYEGIDIEKHTVTNEPDLVNRTVAEIGSMERFGCTLIGIEREGKIITDILPSTLILKNDVIAVVGMKQGIGLFKEKYVK, encoded by the coding sequence ATGGCCATGATGACAAAAGACAACGGACACCTGATAATACTCGGATGTGGCGATGTTGGGAAGCACGCCGCTCAAACCCTTAAATATTCCGGCCTTAGATTCATCGCTATTGACTCTGATCCAGGGATGTTTGATAATGCTGATTTTGATTACGTCGTTGGCAATGCTACCGATGAGGATACACTGAAAAAGGCAGGCATTGAGACTGCTTCGACTGTTATCGTTGTCCTTAACAATGATACAGAAGTCATATTCGCAACCCTCATGGCACGGGGCATGAATCCTAAGTCAACCATCCTTGCGCGTGCAAATTCATATAAGTCCATCGATAAGATATACAAAGCAGGCGCAGATTACGTTGCCGCTCTTTCTATAGTTGCCGGACAAATGATTGCAAAGATGACCTCACATTGCTTTGAAGTGTCCTGCAGGAAAATGGATGAGGACATCATGCTTTATGAAGGCATTGATATAGAGAAGCACACTGTCACCAATGAGCCTGACCTTGTCAACAGGACAGTAGCAGAAATTGGGTCAATGGAAAGATTTGGGTGTACACTCATCGGGATAGAAAGAGAAGGAAAGATAATTACTGACATACTTCCATCAACTCTAATATTAAAGAACGATGTCATTGCAGTAGTTGGTATGAAACAGGGAATCGGCCTGTTCAAAGAGAAATATGTGAAGTAA
- the pheT gene encoding phenylalanyl-tRNA synthetase subunit beta, whose product MPIITLPYNDLEELTGTDKDTIIKRVPMIGADIERIEEESIDIEFFPDRPDLYSVEGVARAMRGFLDIETGFCDYEVRPYQIEISMDAQIENIRPVFGCAVVRGLRFTSTSIKSLMDLQESLHWGLGRDRKKVSIGVHDLSKVQAPFRYIAADPAFSFVPLDFTEPMSMKEILKKHPKGMKFAGILDGLDKYPLILDANDNVLSLPPIINGTLTMVNENTTDLLVDVTGLGSEVYTALNIVTTALAERGGQVEYVKIIKADGTEHIPLNLSPHVKILRKSEVDALIGLDLPVKEIIRQLNRMGFGAQELHKDIIEVMIPGYRADILDNSDLIEDIAVGYGFNNIPAIFPMNATVGKSHPLSDISSSIREIMTGLGYSQVMPFTLTSEKINFDWMCRERSNDVTCVLHPISEEQTMVRTTILPNLLEILSMNQHRELPQKVFEVGDIVVNNKNGLHLAAVSIHAQANFTELRELVDAFMRERVTPYEVSESEDPAFMERRGKAEERIYL is encoded by the coding sequence ATGCCAATAATAACCCTACCATACAACGATCTTGAAGAGTTGACAGGAACTGATAAGGACACGATCATTAAGCGTGTGCCTATGATCGGTGCCGATATAGAGCGCATCGAAGAGGAGTCCATCGACATTGAATTCTTCCCCGATCGCCCGGACCTCTATAGTGTAGAGGGCGTGGCACGCGCGATGCGTGGTTTTCTTGATATTGAAACCGGCTTTTGCGACTACGAGGTCAGGCCTTATCAGATAGAGATAAGCATGGACGCCCAAATTGAGAACATCCGGCCGGTGTTCGGGTGTGCTGTGGTAAGAGGCCTCAGGTTCACTTCCACCTCAATCAAATCCCTGATGGACCTGCAGGAATCGCTGCACTGGGGCCTTGGACGTGACAGGAAAAAAGTATCCATCGGTGTGCATGACCTATCCAAGGTACAGGCTCCTTTCCGGTATATTGCCGCAGACCCTGCCTTCAGCTTCGTGCCGCTGGATTTCACGGAGCCCATGTCCATGAAAGAGATACTTAAAAAGCATCCCAAGGGTATGAAGTTCGCAGGCATACTGGATGGCCTGGATAAATATCCGCTGATACTGGATGCTAATGACAATGTCCTTTCATTACCTCCTATTATCAATGGCACACTTACAATGGTGAATGAGAACACCACTGATCTGCTTGTGGATGTCACAGGCCTGGGCTCTGAAGTCTATACTGCCCTGAACATAGTGACAACAGCACTTGCAGAGCGTGGCGGGCAGGTTGAATATGTGAAGATCATCAAGGCGGACGGCACTGAACATATACCCCTTAATCTTTCTCCCCACGTGAAAATACTTAGGAAGTCCGAAGTTGATGCTCTCATAGGACTTGACCTTCCTGTGAAGGAGATCATCAGACAGCTGAACAGGATGGGATTTGGTGCGCAGGAGCTTCACAAGGACATCATCGAAGTAATGATACCTGGCTACCGTGCGGATATCCTTGATAATTCCGACCTCATCGAGGATATTGCAGTTGGCTATGGTTTCAACAATATCCCTGCTATATTCCCGATGAATGCCACAGTGGGCAAGTCTCACCCCCTATCGGATATCAGCTCCTCAATACGGGAGATCATGACAGGCCTCGGTTATTCGCAGGTAATGCCCTTCACTCTGACCAGTGAGAAGATCAATTTCGACTGGATGTGCAGGGAAAGATCAAATGACGTCACCTGTGTGCTGCATCCTATAAGCGAAGAGCAGACAATGGTAAGGACCACTATCCTGCCCAATCTCCTTGAGATACTTTCCATGAACCAGCACAGGGAGCTTCCCCAAAAGGTATTTGAGGTTGGGGATATCGTTGTAAATAACAAGAACGGCCTGCACCTTGCAGCAGTATCTATCCATGCCCAGGCCAATTTCACAGAACTGAGGGAGCTTGTGGATGCGTTCATGAGAGAGAGAGTTACCCCCTACGAGGTTTCAGAGTCAGAAGATCCGGCCTTCATGGAACGTCGGGGGAAGGCCGAAGAGCGGATATACTTGTAA
- a CDS encoding type II secretion system protein E yields the protein MADAQTGNMKNKELEKAKAEDEAFSVLPIEEASLAVERVSDTFNTDDGDQEGEGSEDTLEASNLLEKLAQIKISEQKLDDEFNSLIMKGSASSETGKPFGEKEILVPRSETTLRDKKAEIPSKNDEFNILLPKSAGFGPAKRSFPDIRVKEEPVPEKDKEAKLKVKSLLEDKSKEEKLIPIRENKAETEIEAVEETVKEEKIGFLGKVKSLFKKIEVEIEPYDPQLHGLISEFKGVEGYEEIERYWVNEPYTFIVILYNEETNHHLYYVVEPELTDFEEVFLKEIRDRLRDVLLVEDIDEDTCNKETVLESKIWSIIQDYTLEITSPMLAKISYYIKRDFIRFGKIDALMCDTSIEDVSGNGHDVPIFLYHRTYQNIPTNIVYPENELNSFIIQMAQRSGKHISVAEPIVDATMPDGSRIQMTLGTCVTAHGSTFTIRKFSETPITPVDLIKWGTFSAEAMAYLWLCIENNKSLIYAGGTASGKTSSLNAVSLFIPEKAKVITLEDTRELKLPHPNWIPSMTRDSFTADERGAVDMYDLLKAALRQRPEYLLVGEVRGKEALTLFQAMSTGHTTFSTMHADSVASAIHRLENPPISVPRSMIQALDIMSIQSQTYTKGKRVRRNIKLVEIIDIDPNTRNIRTNDIFVWDSENDVFVRTGESKALFDIKMRRGWGQGRIDEELYYRQKILEYMVNNTITDFNEISGIINAYQSRPERVLKKLQIA from the coding sequence ATGGCTGATGCTCAAACTGGAAACATGAAAAACAAAGAGCTTGAAAAAGCCAAGGCAGAAGATGAAGCATTTAGTGTTCTACCAATAGAAGAAGCATCATTAGCTGTCGAAAGAGTCTCTGATACCTTTAACACAGACGACGGTGATCAGGAAGGCGAAGGAAGCGAAGACACCCTGGAGGCATCAAATCTCCTTGAAAAGTTAGCGCAGATAAAGATATCCGAACAGAAACTTGATGATGAATTCAACTCCCTCATAATGAAAGGTTCAGCTTCATCAGAGACTGGAAAGCCTTTTGGTGAGAAAGAGATCCTTGTTCCCAGATCAGAGACTACTCTCCGAGATAAAAAAGCCGAGATCCCATCCAAAAATGATGAATTTAATATCCTGCTTCCAAAGTCAGCAGGTTTTGGCCCAGCTAAAAGAAGTTTCCCTGATATAAGAGTGAAAGAAGAGCCTGTGCCTGAAAAGGACAAAGAGGCAAAATTAAAAGTTAAGAGCCTGCTTGAAGACAAATCAAAGGAAGAGAAGCTTATACCAATCAGGGAAAACAAAGCAGAAACAGAGATAGAAGCAGTAGAAGAGACTGTCAAAGAAGAAAAGATAGGATTCCTTGGTAAAGTAAAGAGCCTCTTTAAAAAGATAGAGGTGGAGATAGAACCTTACGACCCGCAGTTGCATGGCCTCATCTCCGAATTTAAGGGTGTTGAAGGATATGAGGAGATAGAACGCTATTGGGTCAACGAACCTTATACGTTCATTGTCATCCTCTACAACGAAGAGACAAACCACCACCTGTATTATGTTGTAGAGCCGGAGCTTACAGATTTTGAAGAAGTGTTCCTGAAAGAGATAAGGGACAGACTGCGTGATGTGCTCCTGGTAGAGGACATAGATGAAGATACATGCAACAAGGAAACTGTACTGGAATCCAAGATATGGTCTATCATACAGGACTATACCCTTGAGATTACCTCTCCGATGCTTGCCAAGATCTCCTATTATATCAAAAGGGACTTTATCCGTTTTGGAAAGATCGATGCGCTCATGTGTGATACTTCCATAGAGGACGTATCCGGCAACGGCCATGACGTACCTATCTTCCTTTACCACCGGACATATCAGAACATCCCAACAAACATAGTATATCCTGAGAATGAGCTAAACTCTTTCATCATCCAGATGGCTCAGAGAAGCGGTAAGCATATCTCAGTGGCCGAACCAATAGTAGACGCCACCATGCCTGACGGATCAAGGATCCAGATGACGCTGGGGACCTGCGTCACAGCCCATGGAAGTACTTTCACCATACGTAAATTCAGCGAAACCCCAATCACACCTGTGGACCTCATCAAATGGGGAACCTTTTCTGCAGAAGCTATGGCCTACCTGTGGCTATGCATTGAGAATAACAAGAGCCTTATCTACGCCGGAGGTACCGCTTCAGGTAAAACATCATCGCTTAACGCGGTGTCACTCTTCATTCCTGAAAAGGCAAAGGTCATTACACTTGAGGATACAAGGGAACTCAAACTTCCTCACCCCAACTGGATACCCAGCATGACCAGAGATTCGTTCACTGCTGACGAAAGGGGAGCTGTGGATATGTACGACCTTCTCAAGGCTGCACTGCGTCAGCGTCCGGAATACCTGCTTGTAGGCGAGGTAAGGGGTAAAGAGGCATTGACACTTTTCCAGGCAATGTCCACAGGACATACCACATTCTCCACAATGCATGCGGACTCAGTGGCATCTGCCATTCACAGGCTTGAGAACCCGCCGATCAGCGTACCGCGTTCCATGATCCAGGCACTGGATATCATGAGCATACAGTCCCAGACATACACCAAAGGAAAACGTGTGAGAAGAAACATTAAGCTTGTTGAGATCATCGACATAGATCCCAATACGAGAAACATCAGGACCAACGACATCTTTGTATGGGATTCCGAAAATGATGTTTTTGTCAGGACCGGAGAATCAAAGGCACTCTTTGACATCAAGATGCGCCGTGGCTGGGGGCAGGGCAGGATTGACGAAGAGCTCTATTACCGCCAGAAGATACTGGAATACATGGTCAATAACACCATAACGGACTTCAACGAGATATCAGGAATAATCAATGCATACCAATCAAGACCCGAGAGAGTCCTGAAGAAACTGCAGATAGCGTAG
- a CDS encoding Type II secretion system F domain protein, with the protein MTERKNSSETTMLQPDETEQGIVESAVDHPADNDKAVETSKSKKKKSKLNLDPYIKKAGVYYKVLKKVPFVLLGTRIKARKQNYVNLQKQLNQARIPVSHEMYISNAIFYSILAGILGAFLGLFLTYIIIELVGLPDKLTKLTFSPSMAFLLSYKEIFIAFFITIVFIVGLGGLVYTIFMIYPGFQAGERKSKIDMQLPYAVTFMYALSKGGMNILDVFRALAKSEDTYGEASKEIDAIVRDMDYFGHDLRTALTNASETTPSDRFQDLIYNLLTVIDSGGNIPNYFRDKSEQYLVRSEVDQKGFLDTLALLAESYVTAFVAGPLFIIIMGVMMAVMGSGTSTMVYAIIYAVLPVGSLMFVVMISIITPTEMGEPKLLNTRMVLDHGIPEVPGYLLPVYDENGEPIGETQEKVRERGYFESFIKSKKWLAIKNIIKNPLAPMFRNPLTTMAITVPLALLLVGVPLMMNINRLTTPALLVDFIDDKLVFAMLLVIIPLSIFFEIKSMKKKKLESNFPDFLKKLASTNETGMTLRDSIKLMAKSETDALSREVKKIWHDMLWGIEINDSLVRFANRLRTQVITRSLSLITKANESSGDVGEVLIVAARDAASEQGMRRERTMSMMIYIVIIYISFLVFVGVIYVISTTFLTEMASAGKQMAASGGQGGFLGNFDLNAYTQLFKHAAIIQGLSSGLMAGAMGEGSVMAGLKHSTIMIIIGYVIFTLFI; encoded by the coding sequence TTGACTGAAAGGAAGAACTCTTCTGAAACTACCATGCTGCAGCCGGATGAAACTGAACAGGGAATCGTTGAGAGCGCTGTGGACCATCCGGCAGATAACGACAAGGCAGTTGAGACTTCAAAAAGCAAGAAAAAGAAGAGTAAACTTAATCTTGATCCGTACATAAAGAAAGCCGGTGTTTATTACAAAGTGCTTAAAAAGGTACCATTTGTCCTGCTTGGCACAAGGATCAAAGCCCGGAAGCAAAACTACGTGAACCTGCAAAAGCAGCTCAACCAGGCTCGCATACCAGTGTCACATGAGATGTATATCTCAAATGCCATATTCTACTCCATACTGGCGGGTATATTGGGAGCTTTCCTGGGACTTTTTCTCACATATATTATAATAGAGCTTGTTGGTCTTCCCGATAAGCTGACAAAACTTACTTTCAGCCCTAGCATGGCTTTTCTTCTTTCCTATAAGGAGATATTCATCGCCTTTTTCATTACCATCGTCTTCATTGTAGGCCTTGGAGGACTGGTATACACTATATTCATGATCTATCCGGGATTCCAGGCAGGTGAGCGTAAATCAAAGATAGATATGCAGTTACCCTATGCCGTAACATTCATGTATGCACTCAGCAAGGGTGGCATGAATATCCTTGATGTGTTCAGGGCTCTTGCAAAGTCCGAGGATACATACGGAGAGGCTTCAAAGGAAATAGACGCCATCGTAAGAGATATGGATTATTTCGGACATGACCTCAGGACAGCGCTTACAAACGCTTCGGAAACAACACCTTCGGATAGGTTCCAGGACCTCATATACAATCTGCTTACTGTGATAGACAGTGGTGGTAACATACCCAACTACTTCCGTGACAAGTCAGAGCAATACCTGGTAAGATCAGAGGTCGACCAGAAGGGCTTCCTTGATACACTCGCATTGCTCGCTGAGTCATATGTGACGGCTTTTGTGGCAGGCCCCCTATTTATCATCATCATGGGAGTCATGATGGCCGTTATGGGGTCCGGAACAAGCACCATGGTATATGCGATCATCTATGCCGTATTGCCTGTGGGATCACTGATGTTCGTGGTCATGATAAGTATCATCACCCCCACTGAGATGGGAGAACCAAAACTCCTTAACACGCGCATGGTGCTTGACCACGGGATACCGGAAGTGCCAGGATATCTCCTGCCGGTGTACGATGAGAACGGGGAACCGATTGGAGAGACACAGGAGAAAGTAAGGGAAAGAGGTTATTTCGAATCATTCATCAAATCAAAGAAATGGCTTGCCATAAAGAACATTATAAAGAACCCCCTTGCACCGATGTTCCGCAACCCGCTTACAACAATGGCTATCACCGTTCCGCTGGCACTTCTTCTGGTGGGCGTGCCTCTGATGATGAACATTAATAGGCTTACCACCCCTGCGCTTTTAGTGGATTTCATCGATGATAAGCTCGTATTCGCAATGCTGCTGGTAATAATACCACTGTCCATCTTCTTTGAGATCAAGAGCATGAAGAAGAAGAAGCTGGAGAGCAATTTCCCGGATTTCCTGAAGAAACTGGCAAGTACTAATGAAACAGGCATGACACTGAGAGATTCAATCAAGCTTATGGCCAAATCAGAAACTGATGCTCTCAGCCGCGAAGTGAAGAAGATATGGCATGATATGCTATGGGGGATCGAGATCAACGATTCGCTCGTAAGATTCGCTAACAGGCTCAGAACCCAGGTTATCACACGTTCACTATCCCTGATAACAAAAGCAAATGAATCCAGCGGTGATGTGGGAGAGGTACTGATCGTAGCAGCAAGGGATGCGGCTTCCGAGCAGGGGATGAGAAGAGAACGAACTATGAGCATGATGATCTACATTGTCATCATCTACATTTCATTCCTTGTGTTCGTGGGTGTTATATATGTTATCTCAACAACTTTCCTGACAGAGATGGCATCAGCCGGGAAACAGATGGCAGCATCAGGAGGCCAGGGAGGCTTCCTTGGCAATTTCGATCTGAACGCCTACACACAGCTCTTCAAGCATGCAGCTATTATCCAGGGACTTAGTTCGGGCCTTATGGCAGGGGCCATGGGTGAAGGCAGTGTCATGGCAGGCCTCAAGCACTCCACGATCATGATTATAATCGGATATGTTATATTCACGCTGTTCATCTGA
- the rnhB gene encoding ribonuclease HII — protein MRIAGIDEAGKGPVIGPMCVGGVLMEESRINALKNLGVADSKKLTPKKREMLALQIEKYALQVFVLEITPQQIDELRKLMTMNEIMVLAFSRVLEELHPNVAFVDAADVSEERFGKRLLLEYEKKHSEKAGCMSIISKHQADCIYPIVSAASIVAKVRRDSLIEELKKEIGVDFGSGYPSDPKTKQFLQDWFKEHGELPDIVRYSWKTAENVMK, from the coding sequence ATGAGAATCGCTGGAATCGATGAGGCTGGAAAGGGACCTGTGATAGGTCCCATGTGCGTTGGCGGAGTCCTTATGGAGGAGTCCAGGATAAATGCCTTGAAGAACCTGGGTGTGGCTGACTCAAAGAAACTGACCCCTAAAAAAAGGGAAATGCTTGCCCTCCAGATAGAAAAATACGCTCTTCAAGTCTTTGTTCTTGAGATCACACCTCAGCAGATAGATGAACTGCGCAAGCTGATGACCATGAACGAGATCATGGTGCTTGCCTTTTCGAGAGTCCTCGAGGAACTGCATCCGAATGTTGCTTTTGTCGATGCCGCCGATGTGAGTGAGGAAAGGTTTGGGAAAAGGCTCCTGCTTGAGTATGAGAAAAAACATTCTGAGAAAGCTGGCTGCATGTCAATTATATCAAAGCATCAGGCTGATTGCATATACCCCATCGTTTCTGCTGCTTCCATTGTAGCAAAGGTGCGCAGGGACAGCCTGATAGAAGAGCTCAAAAAAGAGATTGGAGTTGACTTTGGCAGCGGTTATCCTTCAGACCCTAAGACAAAGCAGTTCCTGCAGGACTGGTTCAAGGAACACGGAGAATTGCCTGATATAGTAAGGTATTCCTGGAAGACTGCAGAGAATGTAATGAAGTGA
- a CDS encoding phosphoribosylformylglycinamidine synthase subunit I, translating to MSIAVVQFGGSNCDLDIIHVLKDVLGVDAELVWYKEENLDRFDGIVIPGGFSYGDYLRAGAIAARTPIMNSVKKQADAGKPVIGICNGFQVLTESGLLAGALTTNNYPKFRCECTYLRVETTDTPFTSMFRKGEILSIPIAHMEGNYYADEPTLAALERNDQVVFRYVDKSGNATDEANPNGSRENIAGIVSQRKNVLGMMPHPERASEEVLGSSDGLKVFRSMVEYISNK from the coding sequence ATGAGCATTGCTGTTGTCCAGTTTGGCGGAAGTAATTGTGACCTTGATATTATACACGTCCTTAAGGATGTACTGGGTGTTGATGCCGAACTAGTATGGTACAAGGAAGAGAACCTTGACCGCTTCGATGGTATCGTGATACCGGGAGGCTTCTCCTACGGTGACTACCTCCGGGCTGGCGCAATAGCCGCACGAACCCCGATAATGAATTCCGTCAAGAAACAGGCAGATGCAGGAAAACCCGTTATTGGTATATGTAACGGTTTCCAGGTGCTTACCGAGTCCGGCCTGCTCGCCGGTGCGCTCACAACCAACAATTACCCCAAATTCAGGTGCGAATGCACCTACCTGAGGGTCGAGACCACCGACACGCCCTTCACATCCATGTTCAGGAAAGGAGAAATTCTCAGTATCCCCATAGCCCATATGGAAGGTAACTATTACGCTGACGAGCCGACCCTCGCAGCACTGGAGAGGAATGATCAGGTCGTATTCAGGTACGTGGACAAAAGCGGTAATGCCACCGACGAAGCAAACCCCAACGGCTCCAGGGAGAACATCGCCGGCATAGTAAGCCAAAGGAAGAACGTGCTTGGAATGATGCCACACCCTGAAAGGGCATCCGAGGAAGTACTGGGCTCTTCTGACGGATTGAAGGTGTTCAGATCAATGGTGGAATATATCTCCAACAAGTGA
- a CDS encoding phosphoribosylformylglycinamidine synthase PurS, which yields MQYQAEVIIELKAGMLDPEGTTVKRALEHLGYEADSVRTAKKYTIVLKAADIHSARENVEEMCQKLIANPIIHNYSVSLREIE from the coding sequence ATGCAGTATCAAGCTGAAGTAATTATTGAACTCAAGGCCGGTATGCTCGATCCGGAAGGCACGACTGTCAAAAGGGCACTTGAACATCTTGGTTATGAGGCCGACAGTGTCAGGACCGCAAAGAAATATACCATTGTCCTGAAGGCTGCTGACATACACAGTGCAAGGGAAAATGTAGAAGAGATGTGCCAGAAACTGATAGCTAACCCGATCATTCATAATTATTCCGTATCCCTGAGGGAAATAGAATGA
- a CDS encoding CDP-alcohol phosphatidyltransferase — protein sequence MLGVLKDNIREWFLPLARNIPLSPNTLTIIGLLVSVIAAFQFARGFLILGALTILLSGIFDIFDGAVARANGLTTAFGAVLDSVCDRYADALIFAGIIYGLVSGNIVQVDFLSIPMWLWAVVAIIGSYLVSYTRSRAEAAGAKEMDVGIAERPERLLVLVAGALTGMLGLAIVIIVVLTHVTVVQRLLHAKRSLA from the coding sequence ATGTTGGGAGTACTAAAAGACAATATCAGGGAATGGTTCCTGCCTCTTGCAAGAAATATACCTCTATCGCCGAACACGTTAACTATTATCGGGTTGCTTGTGAGTGTTATTGCCGCATTCCAGTTTGCCAGGGGTTTTCTTATACTGGGGGCTCTCACTATCCTCCTGAGCGGGATCTTTGATATTTTCGATGGAGCAGTTGCCAGGGCTAATGGCCTTACTACTGCTTTTGGGGCAGTTCTTGATTCTGTTTGTGACAGGTATGCTGATGCCCTGATATTTGCGGGCATTATCTATGGCCTGGTGTCCGGCAACATCGTTCAGGTAGATTTCCTTTCCATTCCGATGTGGCTGTGGGCAGTAGTAGCGATTATCGGCTCCTACCTTGTAAGTTATACACGTTCCCGGGCAGAGGCTGCGGGAGCAAAGGAAATGGACGTGGGGATAGCTGAAAGACCGGAAAGGTTGCTGGTGCTTGTGGCAGGAGCCCTTACCGGAATGCTGGGTCTGGCTATCGTGATAATTGTGGTGCTAACTCATGTGACTGTCGTACAACGCCTGTTGCATGCAAAGCGGTCACTTGCATAA